The genomic region GTTGGCATTTGTAATCATATTGGTAGTCTACTTCAGTTGTATTGTATTATTACTGGTATTGTCATGTTCAATTTGTCGGATCATTCTAATCTTTTAGACTGTCAGATTATTATTGGTAATTTTTTTTGATGAGTTACAGTCAAGCAATATTTTTTAGCTTTTTCTTGGAGCTAAAAATCAGACTAAAAGATTGGAATAGGAGGCTGGAATAGGAGGCTTGCAGCTAACCGCTACATCCCTcttattatttgtaattttgttttaaataataatatattttatttttactctATAAACAATAAGAATTAAGTGCCAGATTCAACATCAGACTATTAGTTGCAAGAGTCAAAATGTGCCTTTTTGGCCAAACCACACCTCTGCTGGACTTGATACTTATGTATTATCATCCTGGCTTCTCCTATCAGTTATGAGGAGTTCAGGTTCTTCAAAATTTTGAGTAGAATGAATGAGACTATCTCTGATAGAGAAAAATATAACCGAATCCTGAATTCTCTAACACATTACATATTTAGTATATATGCAGTTATGTGTTTCTAATAAACAGGGCTGGTGACAAAGTTGCTACTTGGGAGAAACTAGGGCTCATGTATTTTCTATGAACAGAGTTGATCTGGCTGTTGATGTTTGAATTTTCATGGAGACCCACAATAATCTTTGCACATTCTCTGCACAAAAACAAGAGAGAGAATGAGGAAATTGAATGTAAGGCACATAAAGGAACACACAGAGCCATTCTAACAAATCATGTAGAGGGTATTTTGGGTGAGGTAAAAAGAATGCACGAAATGATTCAGGGTACATTTTATTAGGACATGATGGGTAACATGTGGAATCATTTAACTGTAAACTATATTTGCACTTTGCACTTAAACTTTTGAAAAATGTCTACACGGTCAAATCTAGAAGTTTTCAAAAGCACTAATTTGTGATTCCTGCACCAAAATGATAGTAAAAAAAAATAGCAATAATGCAAAAGAGAGTATGCAAAACAAGTTGTGGTAGTCAACATGCTTCCCTAAgtgtgaaaaaaagaaaaagaaacaaacccAAGAGGAACTTCTCTGCTTCTTTAGTTGATTTGTGTAAACAAGATTTTTTCTAACCAACTCCAATCTTTGGACTTTGTATTTATACAAAAAGAAATGAAACACAGTGGAAAACAAAAACCCTAACTTACTTAAGATTAGCTTCGGTGCAGTTGGTGTGGAACTCAAGAGTTGGGTTCCAAAATGGATGTATTCCCAAAGTACAGCGTGCAGTATATAATGCTGCAGCTGCTAGCATGGAGGGGCTGTACATCACCATCTCATATTCCACCAGGGCCAATTCAATTAGGAAACATGCAGCTGCTTCCAACTGAAAATATCAAAAGTTCATTAAAAACAATTCAGGCAATGAATGAAAAGCTTAAGTCAAACTTTTAATCTATGAAATTAAGGTAAAGTTTACTTTATCATCTGAACCAGCAGCTTGGAGGAACATGCTAAGGAAGACATAAGGAGTGGGCACAGTCAAGCTGAATTCCAGGGCAGTCAGGATTGATATCTCCATTTTCAAGATTTCATTATTGGCATTGATAGACCCAGACATGGCAACAAAGTCTTCAAGGCTGGGGACAGAAACCTCCTCATACTTGCATGCCAAAAGCATTGCAGTCGCCCCCAGAAGCTGCAAATCGCTTGTGGGAACAGATTGCCTTGAAAGATATCTATCGATGATATTCACAGTCAGGAATAAAGTTTCATGCCTCAGATCAAATTTTTGGTGCATCTGCAGAAATAACAGATCAAATGAAGAATATTGAATTTATCTCTGCTTTTTGCAATGAATATTAGAATGGAATGATTGTCTCTGAAGATTAGAAGCAGCACCTCAATAATCCAGTCGACAAGAATTCTCCTCATGCTTACAGTCACTTCAAATTGACGAGACAGGTAATCTCCTTGAACAGAACTCATAACCTATCACAAATTAATACCTCATGAAATTTTAGTGTACTGGATGCCACATTGTTAAAATTATTATTCATGCATTTTCAGAATGTTCTGTTTCTAGGTCCTCTGCCTTATATTCTGATTGATAACAATCCAAAACTTATAATCTGTTTGAAAAACATTATTCCTAAAAAATAATCCTAACAAAAAGAATTACCACTCAATCCTATATCCCTGTATATAACAAACTAATTTTAAACCTAGGCTTTCTCATTTTTGAACTAATGTTTTTTCACCTGCCTACAGAGTGACTGCATGTCATGATACTTTGTGAAGATGAAATTCAGATGCATAAAATGGATTTAAACCAAACTTCTAGAGAGTTGTATGAAACAAGACATATCATTCCAACCTCTGTTTGACGATAGAAGCTATAAATGTCTTGTACATAGTCCCTAATACACATGGGGTCATCTGCATCGGCTTCATCAATATCTGGTACCAAAGTCTGAAGAGAGTATAATAATCAATGTAAAACTATGGTAAAGTTCAGTGAAAAAATTCTGAACTTCATAAATCAATCCAATACCCACTCTACACTAATACTAACAAAGGGAAATGCCTTGAACAAACCTCATCCTTCCTTGCAAGAGATCGGTTCTCCTCCCTCAACAATGTTGTTTGGGATCGAGTCATTATTTCATTAGTTTTTCCACTGGCTTGAATAAGTTCTGGACAAACTTGCATGGGTTCAGGGTAAACTTCCATAGGTTCAGTAGACTTATGAACTTCATTATACATTCGGCTGTTACCATTTTCATCATGTTCTCCATCCCCCTGATTTCATAAACACAGGACATCAACCCAAGATTAGCAAAGGAAGAAATGAGGAGGCTTAACTTTAATTTACACAATTAAAATGAAATAACCTGTATCAGATGTTGGTTACTGGCCAGTGTTTCATCAAATTCCCTGAATCACATGCCAAATTTATACAAGCTATCAAATAGAATATAAACAACcaacaaaataaaattacaatagATGGTTTCCATGAAATGCTAATAGCCAACGGTTGTTCTCTACAAGCTATGGACCCAAAGGCGGTGTATTCCTAATTGTGGGCAATTATTTTATAACCTATTGATTTACATATGGCATTTTCTAAAATATAAGATTTTGTTTTGCATTAGAGCTTCTATATTTTGTTGGATGTGAGTGCAAGATAATCCTGCAAATTTTTTGTTTCATTCTCTTacttttctcctttgtgctaaaaTTGTTTACCTGTGCATGGACATGCTTTGCGGATTGCATTAACTTGGGGTTATTATCATTGTGATGATTTCTTACTCTTCCTTAAGTTTGGTAAGTGGAATAATCCCACATCGATAACAGTTTTAAGGGAAGTTTTACAAGGCACTGAATGCACCAAAAGCTTTGCCAAGTTGACTATGTCCAGTGGTTGTTATCACTGGAATGTATTCTAAAACACACATTATTTAATGAGATACTACATATTTCTATATAAGTGAGATTAAGTTATGTAGTAATTAGGTATGGTAGCGTAGCACACTTTAATCCACCAGTGGATGCTAGAAGAGATCCAACCAGTTCTCAGTGGATGTCAAAAGAAATAAAGCAATTGCTAAGGCAAAACTGTCTGACATGCCTCACCTTGTTACTGGGCATTCAGCAGGAGTGGGATTCTGTGTAGGACTAGGTTGTGTCCTGAAATATGGCAGGAGGAAGCTTATAAGAACAAACAGAAGACCAAGAAAACAAGCCAATATGAACAATGTTAAATATATGAAGCATCATACCCTGATACAGATTCATTTTTTGGAGCATTGCTTCCTGATGTGATGTGACCAGTGATATTTCCAATATCTCTCAGTGGCCTTCGAGGATTACGCTGCTGTGGGGGATTCCCTTGTTGTATTGCTAGTGCTCTTCCTCTGCCACCTCCTTGTGTTGCTATtgctctgcctctgcctctgcctcttccCATTTTCTCGCCTGTAGAAATCCAACTTGGGTTCAAAAGTGGTAAAATCTCGAAGGGAtaatttattttgttagatttAGATTATTTAAATGGTAGCCAACACTCATGAGGACTAAAAATTCCATAGCATGCTGCAAAGACATTCTTCCACACTTCCAGGCTAAATACAGAGACATTCTTCCTCCACTGCAGAGAGCTTTGGTGTTCCAGGTGATCAATGACTTACAACTATCACAAGCAATAATCTCAGTTATGGTAACTGTAGAAAACCTCAGTTTTTCCCTAATTGCTGGAGTAAGGACCTGAACAGTAGCTCTACATGCAGGAGGAATCACTTCAACCATGCCTTTGACTGCAGGAAGTATCACCTCAACCATATCCATATGAACAGTAAAAACCTAATTATCTCACCTACTGATTCGTGAGGAATAACACAATGCTTACTATAATTAAATTTTGAGTTTGCAAGGCTAACTGCTCAAATGCTGAAGGGCATTTATTTAAATACCCTAGGATTCTACCTAATTATAGAAGGAATCAACCCAGCCCTGGGCATGTTAAAGGTCCAATAGCCTAATCAATGCCTTTTCTATCAAAGATTTTTCATTTTGAGCTGTCAAGCTTTAAAGCTTAATGCTAGTCAAGGATTTCTGATAGGCACACTATTAGATGTCCAACTACAGTTATAAAGGAACCTGATTATACCTTACCGGAGAGAAATCACTCTAACCATGAAAATGACAAAAGTCTGCTAGTCTCGCATCTGCATATTATTGAAGAATAGGGTTTTCCCTATCTCTCATTATATTGAATAGGAGGATTCAACCTAAGCATTTGATTGTGGGAGACATCCACAAAAACATTCATGGATTTGGACAATTTTACTGCCCAATTCATGTGAGTCAGATACAAGAAAAAACATGTATATTTGAGACATTTCCACTACACAATTGTGCTGTTTGCTAAATACACAAACATAACAGAACAGAAAcataaatgtttttgaaaatttcagtaCCCATTTGGGGTGTGGGCTAGTAActaaatttaaaaacaaaagattgaatttttttaaattttttttttttgacaatttcaaTAACCTGACCATCTACTGCAAAAACTTGTTCTAATCATTGGACTGAGAATACACACAGACGTCTAATTATGACAGTGAGTACCACGTATTAATTGTTTTGAACACTTGAGTGTAAACCTCAAATAAAATTCAAATTATGTAAATGGTGATAGTGATTACTGTTTACCGTCAGCACTGTTCCTGGGTCTAGCCATTGCAGAATTGCTTTGTCCAAAGCTTCCTGTAGCTACTGCAGAATCATTCAATGAATAGATTTACAGTCATGATTTACTTAAACAAAAAACTTTAAACAAATCAATCTGAGATAACATAATGAATGAATAAATAAGATAACATAATGAATgaataaataagaataagaataagaataagaataGGAGGAGCAGAAGATAATGTTATGACTTACTCTGGCCAGATAAATGGTTGGTTAGCCCAGTACTAAGGGATTATATGAAGAAAACCCACCTACATTCAAAAGAGTTTGTTATTATCGAGACGGGCAAGAGAGGTATCATCCTATATAAGGAAAAGGCAAACGAGGTTTGTTTTACCTTCCTGGGCTTCAAATTCCTGAGAGCCCAGAGACGGAAGGAGAATTTGAAAGATGGATTATATACTACGTAATGAGAATGCTAACGGATAGTTGGGAGGTGTTTTTCTTTAATAACTGCCATCTTTTTAAGTACGCAATTATACTATTGCATTCAATCAACTACAACTAATCAATAAATTTGcatcaataaaaaatgattattatttttgcttttaaaataataattctttaggatttttttggatcttttgtattttaaaaaaaatgacaaaaaatatctattttaaatagtttttccatttttttattatttataatattgtaaataaaataatttttctaaataaatatataaattttaatatatatatttttatctcaAAATCAATTATAGAAATTTGATTcagtttaaattaaattatataaaaaattaaatacaaatatttgtaTTAAAAAATAAAGCATAAAGCTAActattatatgtattctttatattttatatatatgttttaaatcattctattttttaatatttttttaaaatcataattttttccatcattctactatattcaaaatatttaaataacttgtaatcataaatttaaatatttttcattaagtttttaaaaaaatgtctgttttcatttttataattattaatagttattttaaatgtttcattttcaatttgagcaaatttataggaatgatagattttaaaggttttttttggatttatttatatttaaaatataaatgtctattttaaataattttcatttttttattgataatcttgtatatatatatatatatattcctttttgaaaatataggtaataaaatcaattaactattgtattgtatatttaaattaattaaaataaataattaaattattgcattacacaaatatattattattaaaaaaaattcaagtatcatgtatcttttataattataattttgtatatatattttaaattattctattttttattaatacttttccaaaatcataatatttttaaaataattttaatatatacaatataattttatagcattaatcataaatttaaatatattttatttagtcattaaaaatatctatttttattttattgtttatatcatttaattttataattattaatagttattttattaagataaattatgattaatattacattaatataattaataaaataatataatcttaaataaataattaatattaagttTTTTTCAATTAAAGATAATGGAACAAGTACATCAAAGTATCAACCAGGAGTGCAACAACTTAGCACAGTATCAGAGTATATCAACGAGCTAGTCACAACAAAAGGAGGATCTTATACATGAGATATGGATCGAACTCTACGCATGATAATTACAGATATACAAGAAGATAAACCATCACGACAAAAATATGTATGAGGAGGGCACATAGACATCAAATATCAGGAGAAAAGGAACTCTCCATCCGGATCCCTAGCATCCTCAAGTAGCTGGACCCATGCAGACCATCCTTGGCAACCATCTTGCCAACATTCCAGCAAGCCATTCATGATTTTCTGCATGTGTGGGTGGCTAGCATGAAGCCCAAGGAGATTTGCCTCAGCCTGTAAGACGTCAATGTGCTGCTGTCTCTGTTCCAGGTGATGCATGAAGCTCAGTAGTGCCTTCTCGAACTGAATGTTTTTCCCTTTTGCATTATCCCCTGTGAAGCCATGTGATGGCTCCTTAATCTGAGCAGTGGTGGAACCTTCATTGATCCATTTGTCGAATTTTTCTCCATCAAGGCGGAGGACAACAGTGACCTGCAAGAAAACCAAGTGCATagtgagtctcctaagagacttagTGAGGTTTCTGGAAGAACCACCAAAAATTTCATCATTCCTAAACTTCCATATCAGCCATAGGATTTCAATAGAGAGACTAGACCAAAAACGTTTAGCTACATTTTTGAATCTATCAATGAAACCAAAACATGCATGAACAAGAGGAATTCCATTGCCACCTATTTTAATCCCAAACAATTTCCAGATCTCTTTGGCAAACAGACAGTCACAAAACACATGTTGGATAGTTTCAGGCAGTCGGCACACTTTACACATAAGGTAATTACCCGCATAGTCTTTCAAGGGCAATCTATTAAGGGCTAATTTCCAGACAAAGAACTTCTTTTTTGGTTCAGCAGGGCCAGTCCACAGTTTCTCCAAAATTTTGATCCACATTTTACAATCCCAGTGAAGGTGCCAAGAGGAATTCAGATGGGTAAGAATACAATCAGACTCCACAAGGAAGTTATAAACCAACTTAGCCTTAGTGCAGTGAATAGGGGAGCTGTCAGCCCAGCAGAAGGGAAGGGGAGAGGAAGCGGCTAGGGGAGAGGGCACATTTGTGAGGAGGGGCAACAGGGAATCCTTGAGTATTTTGTAGGTGTGAAGGTGGGAGGGGGCAGGTTGAAAGAAGAGGAAAAATCTTCCCAAGAGATGAGAGTACCTTCCTTAACAATATAATTAAAACATCTGATCCCTCTGTTATGCCATTTGAGAGAGGAGCAACCCTGAAGAACAACCAATTGCTTGTTATTATGTGTTAGTTTCACCAAATCGACCTATGCCCATATAGGATCCCTTTAGTATTTCTGTAATCATTGTTCCTGAGAAACTGAGTTGTGATACCCGAGGCTTTCTAGATTGATTTAAACACAACAGACCTGACAGGAGAGACTTCAAATTGCCCAGCAAGAATGTCCCCAATAGGGAGGTTTTTCCACTTTTTTGCATGCTTAGGGATAGCATTAGCAATATTGTTCCTGATGAGCAATTTCCATGGTTCATTTCCTGAAAGGGATCTAGTGATCCATTTGGTTGCCAGAGCTACACCATGTAGCCTTAAGTCTTTTAGGTCCATCCCTCCTCTCAGTTTGTTCATTGTACACCAATCCCATTTCACCCCATGTATCTTCAAATTCCCTCTACCATCTGACCATAGGAAGTTTCTTATCTGTTTCTGAATATGATTATACTGATAATTGCAAAATAGCCAACAGGAGGAGAAATAAATATTGTATGTTGAGAGGATTTTCTGACAGATTTGGAATCTCCCTACAAGAGACAAATAATTGTTATTCCATTTGGCCAATTTTTTGTCTATCTTTCCTCTTatccattcccacatttctttcaggTTAGGTTCAACCGAGAAAGGAACTCCAAGGTATCTGACTATAGTGCTGGGTCCTTCCCATTTTAGGTTGTATTTAGGAAGCCAACTTGGATGAATTCTTTCCCATCCTAACAAACATGACTTGTGGAGGGCAACTTTGCTCCCTGAGGCCTGGCAAAAGATCTCAATATTGTCAATAAGGGCAGCGAGGTTTCCCTCATCAAGCTTTATCAGAATGGCcgtgtcatctgcaaattggacATTCAATAACTCCTCATTATTTGGAATAGAGATA from Cryptomeria japonica chromosome 3, Sugi_1.0, whole genome shotgun sequence harbors:
- the LOC131033667 gene encoding G2/mitotic-specific cyclin S13-7 isoform X2, with the translated sequence MARPRNSADGEKMGRGRGRGRAIATQGGGRGRALAIQQGNPPQQRNPRRPLRDIGNITGHITSGSNAPKNESVSGEFDETLASNQHLIQGDGEHDENGNSRMYNEVHKSTEPMEVYPEPMQVCPELIQASGKTNEIMTRSQTTLLREENRSLARKDETLVPDIDEADADDPMCIRDYVQDIYSFYRQTEVMSSVQGDYLSRQFEVTVSMRRILVDWIIEMHQKFDLRHETLFLTVNIIDRYLSRQSVPTSDLQLLGATAMLLACKYEEVSVPSLEDFVAMSGSINANNEILKMEISILTALEFSLTVPTPYVFLSMFLQAAGSDDKLEAAACFLIELALVEYEMVMYSPSMLAAAALYTARCTLGIHPFWNPTLEFHTNCTEANLKECAKIIVGLHENSNINSQINSVHRKYMSPSFSQVATLSPALFIRNT
- the LOC131033667 gene encoding G2/mitotic-specific cyclin S13-7 isoform X1 → MARPRNSADGEKMGRGRGRGRAIATQGGGRGRALAIQQGNPPQQRNPRRPLRDIGNITGHITSGSNAPKNESVSGTQPSPTQNPTPAECPVTREFDETLASNQHLIQGDGEHDENGNSRMYNEVHKSTEPMEVYPEPMQVCPELIQASGKTNEIMTRSQTTLLREENRSLARKDETLVPDIDEADADDPMCIRDYVQDIYSFYRQTEVMSSVQGDYLSRQFEVTVSMRRILVDWIIEMHQKFDLRHETLFLTVNIIDRYLSRQSVPTSDLQLLGATAMLLACKYEEVSVPSLEDFVAMSGSINANNEILKMEISILTALEFSLTVPTPYVFLSMFLQAAGSDDKLEAAACFLIELALVEYEMVMYSPSMLAAAALYTARCTLGIHPFWNPTLEFHTNCTEANLKECAKIIVGLHENSNINSQINSVHRKYMSPSFSQVATLSPALFIRNT